In one Myotis daubentonii chromosome 1, mMyoDau2.1, whole genome shotgun sequence genomic region, the following are encoded:
- the THAP6 gene encoding THAP domain-containing protein 6 isoform X2, with amino-acid sequence MKRSDVNAAGFWEPKKGDVLCSRHFKKTDFDRSAPNIKLKPGVVPSIFDFPPHLQGKREQLPCRKHFILKTLPVTKHNHKLVGASTCIEEFRSQFIFEHSYSVMDSPKKLKYKLDHVISELEDTKKSLRNVLDREKRFQKSLGKTIRELKEECLINQETANRLEAFCWEYCQESIE; translated from the exons ATGAAAAGATCTGATGTGAATGCTGCAGGCTTTTGGGAGCCTAAAAAGGGAGATGTGTTGTGTTCAAGGCACTTTAAGAAGACAGATTTTGACAGAAGTGCTCCAAATATTAAACTGAAACCTGGAGTCGTACCTTCTATCTTTGATTTCCCACCTCACTTACAG GGGAAAAGAGAACAACTTCCTTGTAGAAAACACTTTATCCTCAAAACCCTTCCAGTCACAAAGCACAATCACAAGCTTGTTGGTGCTTCCACGTGTATCGAAGAATTTCGATCCCAGTTCATTTTT GAACATAGCTACAGTGTAATGGACAGTCCAAAGAAACTTAAGTATAAATTAGATCATGTGATCAGCGAGCTAGAGGATACCAAGAAAAGTCTGCGGAATGTTTTAGACCGAGAAAAACGTTTCCAAAAATCATTGGGGAAGACAATCAGGGAATTAAAGGAGGAATGTCTCATCAACCAAGAAACAGCAAATAGACTGGAAGCTTTTTGTTGGGAGTATTGTCAGGAGAGCATAGAATGA
- the RCHY1 gene encoding RING finger and CHY zinc finger domain-containing protein 1 isoform X5: MNLQGKHKCIENVSRQNCPICLEDIHTSRVVAHVLPCGHLLHRTCYEEMLKEGYRCPLCMHSALDMTRYWRQLDDEVAQTPMPSEYQNMTVDILCNDCNGRSTVQFHILGMKCNICESYNTAQAGGCRITLDQQ; this comes from the exons ATGAATCTCCAAGGAAAGCACAAG TGTATTGAAAATGTTTCCCGGCAGAATTGTCCAATATGTTTAGAG GACATTCACACATCTCGTGTTGTTGCCCATGTTTTGCCATGTGGACATCTTTTACATAG aacATGTTATGAAGAAATGTTGAAAGA AGGCTACAGATGTCCATTATGTATGCACTCTGCTTTAGATATGACGAGGTACTGGAGACAGCTGGATGATGAGGTAGCACAGACTCCTATGCCATCTGAATATCAGAACATGACTGTAGAT ATTCTCTGCAATGATTGCAATGGAAGATCTACAGTCCAGTTCCATATATTAGGCATGAAGTGTAACATTTGTGAATCCTACAATACTGCTCAGGCTGGAGGCTGTAGAATTACACTAGATCAGCAGTGA
- the RCHY1 gene encoding RING finger and CHY zinc finger domain-containing protein 1 isoform X4 produces MAALVREDGARGPEPGRRGCEHYDRGCLLKAQQTCEECSTLFGEYYCSICHLFDKDKKQYHCENCGICRIGPKEDFFHCLKCNLCLAMNLQGKHKCIENVSRQNCPICLEDIHTSRVVAHVLPCGHLLHRTCYEEMLKEGYRCPLCMHSALDMTRYWRQLDDEVAQTPMPSEYQNMTVDILCNDCNGRSTVQFHILGMKCNICESYNTAQAGGCRITLDQQ; encoded by the exons ATGGCGGCCTTGGTGCGGGAAGATGGCGCCCGAGGCCCCGAGCCAGGGCGGCGGGGCTGCGAGCATTATGACAGAGGATGTCTCCTGAAG GCCCAACAGACTTGTGAAGAGTGTAGCACATTGTTTGGAGAATATTATTGCAGTATATGCCATCTGTTTGACAAAGACAAGAAGCAGTATCATTGTGAAAACTGTGGAATTTGTAG gATAGGTCCAAAGGAAGATTTTTTCCACTGTTTGAAATGTAACTTATGCCTAGCTATGAATCTCCAAGGAAAGCACAAG TGTATTGAAAATGTTTCCCGGCAGAATTGTCCAATATGTTTAGAG GACATTCACACATCTCGTGTTGTTGCCCATGTTTTGCCATGTGGACATCTTTTACATAG aacATGTTATGAAGAAATGTTGAAAGA AGGCTACAGATGTCCATTATGTATGCACTCTGCTTTAGATATGACGAGGTACTGGAGACAGCTGGATGATGAGGTAGCACAGACTCCTATGCCATCTGAATATCAGAACATGACTGTAGAT ATTCTCTGCAATGATTGCAATGGAAGATCTACAGTCCAGTTCCATATATTAGGCATGAAGTGTAACATTTGTGAATCCTACAATACTGCTCAGGCTGGAGGCTGTAGAATTACACTAGATCAGCAGTGA
- the THAP6 gene encoding THAP domain-containing protein 6 isoform X1 — MVKCCSAIGCASRCLPNSKLKGLTFHVFPTDDNVKRKWVLAMKRSDVNAAGFWEPKKGDVLCSRHFKKTDFDRSAPNIKLKPGVVPSIFDFPPHLQGKREQLPCRKHFILKTLPVTKHNHKLVGASTCIEEFRSQFIFEHSYSVMDSPKKLKYKLDHVISELEDTKKSLRNVLDREKRFQKSLGKTIRELKEECLINQETANRLEAFCWEYCQESIE; from the exons ATGGTGAAATGCTGCTCGGCGATCGGATGTGCCTCCCGCTGTCTGCCCAACTCCAAGCTCAAAGGCCTGACTTTTCACGT atTCCCCACAGATgacaatgtaaaaagaaaatgggTATTAGCGATGAAAAGATCTGATGTGAATGCTGCAGGCTTTTGGGAGCCTAAAAAGGGAGATGTGTTGTGTTCAAGGCACTTTAAGAAGACAGATTTTGACAGAAGTGCTCCAAATATTAAACTGAAACCTGGAGTCGTACCTTCTATCTTTGATTTCCCACCTCACTTACAG GGGAAAAGAGAACAACTTCCTTGTAGAAAACACTTTATCCTCAAAACCCTTCCAGTCACAAAGCACAATCACAAGCTTGTTGGTGCTTCCACGTGTATCGAAGAATTTCGATCCCAGTTCATTTTT GAACATAGCTACAGTGTAATGGACAGTCCAAAGAAACTTAAGTATAAATTAGATCATGTGATCAGCGAGCTAGAGGATACCAAGAAAAGTCTGCGGAATGTTTTAGACCGAGAAAAACGTTTCCAAAAATCATTGGGGAAGACAATCAGGGAATTAAAGGAGGAATGTCTCATCAACCAAGAAACAGCAAATAGACTGGAAGCTTTTTGTTGGGAGTATTGTCAGGAGAGCATAGAATGA
- the THAP6 gene encoding THAP domain-containing protein 6 isoform X3 — MVKCCSAIGCASRCLPNSKLKGLTFHVFPTDDNVKRKWVLAMKRSDVNAAGFWEPKKGDVLCSRHFKKTDFDRSAPNIKLKPGVVPSIFDFPPHLQEHSYSVMDSPKKLKYKLDHVISELEDTKKSLRNVLDREKRFQKSLGKTIRELKEECLINQETANRLEAFCWEYCQESIE; from the exons ATGGTGAAATGCTGCTCGGCGATCGGATGTGCCTCCCGCTGTCTGCCCAACTCCAAGCTCAAAGGCCTGACTTTTCACGT atTCCCCACAGATgacaatgtaaaaagaaaatgggTATTAGCGATGAAAAGATCTGATGTGAATGCTGCAGGCTTTTGGGAGCCTAAAAAGGGAGATGTGTTGTGTTCAAGGCACTTTAAGAAGACAGATTTTGACAGAAGTGCTCCAAATATTAAACTGAAACCTGGAGTCGTACCTTCTATCTTTGATTTCCCACCTCACTTACAG GAACATAGCTACAGTGTAATGGACAGTCCAAAGAAACTTAAGTATAAATTAGATCATGTGATCAGCGAGCTAGAGGATACCAAGAAAAGTCTGCGGAATGTTTTAGACCGAGAAAAACGTTTCCAAAAATCATTGGGGAAGACAATCAGGGAATTAAAGGAGGAATGTCTCATCAACCAAGAAACAGCAAATAGACTGGAAGCTTTTTGTTGGGAGTATTGTCAGGAGAGCATAGAATGA
- the RCHY1 gene encoding RING finger and CHY zinc finger domain-containing protein 1 isoform X1: MAALVREDGARGPEPGRRGCEHYDRGCLLKAPCCDKLYTCRLCHDNKEDHQLDRFKVKEVQCINCEKIQHAQQTCEECSTLFGEYYCSICHLFDKDKKQYHCENCGICRIGPKEDFFHCLKCNLCLAMNLQGKHKCIENVSRQNCPICLEDIHTSRVVAHVLPCGHLLHRTCYEEMLKEGYRCPLCMHSALDMTRYWRQLDDEVAQTPMPSEYQNMTVDILCNDCNGRSTVQFHILGMKCNICESYNTAQAGGCRITLDQQ; encoded by the exons ATGGCGGCCTTGGTGCGGGAAGATGGCGCCCGAGGCCCCGAGCCAGGGCGGCGGGGCTGCGAGCATTATGACAGAGGATGTCTCCTGAAG GCACCTTGCTGTGACAAGTTGTATACTTGCCGGTTGTGCCATGATAACAAGGAAGATCATCAGCTAGATCGCTTTAAAGTAAAGGAAGTACAGTGCATAAATTGTGAAAAAATTCAACAT GCCCAACAGACTTGTGAAGAGTGTAGCACATTGTTTGGAGAATATTATTGCAGTATATGCCATCTGTTTGACAAAGACAAGAAGCAGTATCATTGTGAAAACTGTGGAATTTGTAG gATAGGTCCAAAGGAAGATTTTTTCCACTGTTTGAAATGTAACTTATGCCTAGCTATGAATCTCCAAGGAAAGCACAAG TGTATTGAAAATGTTTCCCGGCAGAATTGTCCAATATGTTTAGAG GACATTCACACATCTCGTGTTGTTGCCCATGTTTTGCCATGTGGACATCTTTTACATAG aacATGTTATGAAGAAATGTTGAAAGA AGGCTACAGATGTCCATTATGTATGCACTCTGCTTTAGATATGACGAGGTACTGGAGACAGCTGGATGATGAGGTAGCACAGACTCCTATGCCATCTGAATATCAGAACATGACTGTAGAT ATTCTCTGCAATGATTGCAATGGAAGATCTACAGTCCAGTTCCATATATTAGGCATGAAGTGTAACATTTGTGAATCCTACAATACTGCTCAGGCTGGAGGCTGTAGAATTACACTAGATCAGCAGTGA
- the RCHY1 gene encoding RING finger and CHY zinc finger domain-containing protein 1 isoform X3 gives MSSAHILLAPCCDKLYTCRLCHDNKEDHQLDRFKVKEVQCINCEKIQHAQQTCEECSTLFGEYYCSICHLFDKDKKQYHCENCGICRIGPKEDFFHCLKCNLCLAMNLQGKHKCIENVSRQNCPICLEDIHTSRVVAHVLPCGHLLHRTCYEEMLKEGYRCPLCMHSALDMTRYWRQLDDEVAQTPMPSEYQNMTVDILCNDCNGRSTVQFHILGMKCNICESYNTAQAGGCRITLDQQ, from the exons ATGTCTTCTGCCCATATTCTCTTG GCACCTTGCTGTGACAAGTTGTATACTTGCCGGTTGTGCCATGATAACAAGGAAGATCATCAGCTAGATCGCTTTAAAGTAAAGGAAGTACAGTGCATAAATTGTGAAAAAATTCAACAT GCCCAACAGACTTGTGAAGAGTGTAGCACATTGTTTGGAGAATATTATTGCAGTATATGCCATCTGTTTGACAAAGACAAGAAGCAGTATCATTGTGAAAACTGTGGAATTTGTAG gATAGGTCCAAAGGAAGATTTTTTCCACTGTTTGAAATGTAACTTATGCCTAGCTATGAATCTCCAAGGAAAGCACAAG TGTATTGAAAATGTTTCCCGGCAGAATTGTCCAATATGTTTAGAG GACATTCACACATCTCGTGTTGTTGCCCATGTTTTGCCATGTGGACATCTTTTACATAG aacATGTTATGAAGAAATGTTGAAAGA AGGCTACAGATGTCCATTATGTATGCACTCTGCTTTAGATATGACGAGGTACTGGAGACAGCTGGATGATGAGGTAGCACAGACTCCTATGCCATCTGAATATCAGAACATGACTGTAGAT ATTCTCTGCAATGATTGCAATGGAAGATCTACAGTCCAGTTCCATATATTAGGCATGAAGTGTAACATTTGTGAATCCTACAATACTGCTCAGGCTGGAGGCTGTAGAATTACACTAGATCAGCAGTGA
- the RCHY1 gene encoding RING finger and CHY zinc finger domain-containing protein 1 isoform X2: MYRFHLRKGKREHEGGVMPGFLMNIQAPCCDKLYTCRLCHDNKEDHQLDRFKVKEVQCINCEKIQHAQQTCEECSTLFGEYYCSICHLFDKDKKQYHCENCGICRIGPKEDFFHCLKCNLCLAMNLQGKHKCIENVSRQNCPICLEDIHTSRVVAHVLPCGHLLHRTCYEEMLKEGYRCPLCMHSALDMTRYWRQLDDEVAQTPMPSEYQNMTVDILCNDCNGRSTVQFHILGMKCNICESYNTAQAGGCRITLDQQ, encoded by the exons ATGTACAGGTTTCATCTACggaaagggaaaagggaacatGAAGGAGGAGTCATGCCTGGTTTCTTAATGAATATTCAG GCACCTTGCTGTGACAAGTTGTATACTTGCCGGTTGTGCCATGATAACAAGGAAGATCATCAGCTAGATCGCTTTAAAGTAAAGGAAGTACAGTGCATAAATTGTGAAAAAATTCAACAT GCCCAACAGACTTGTGAAGAGTGTAGCACATTGTTTGGAGAATATTATTGCAGTATATGCCATCTGTTTGACAAAGACAAGAAGCAGTATCATTGTGAAAACTGTGGAATTTGTAG gATAGGTCCAAAGGAAGATTTTTTCCACTGTTTGAAATGTAACTTATGCCTAGCTATGAATCTCCAAGGAAAGCACAAG TGTATTGAAAATGTTTCCCGGCAGAATTGTCCAATATGTTTAGAG GACATTCACACATCTCGTGTTGTTGCCCATGTTTTGCCATGTGGACATCTTTTACATAG aacATGTTATGAAGAAATGTTGAAAGA AGGCTACAGATGTCCATTATGTATGCACTCTGCTTTAGATATGACGAGGTACTGGAGACAGCTGGATGATGAGGTAGCACAGACTCCTATGCCATCTGAATATCAGAACATGACTGTAGAT ATTCTCTGCAATGATTGCAATGGAAGATCTACAGTCCAGTTCCATATATTAGGCATGAAGTGTAACATTTGTGAATCCTACAATACTGCTCAGGCTGGAGGCTGTAGAATTACACTAGATCAGCAGTGA